The Bacteroidota bacterium genomic sequence GTTAAAAATGATCCTGTTCCCACTTACTCCGTTGGCAATAGCTTTATCGTATTCAAAACCCGATACAACCTCAGCCCATGAACCTTCCTGATGATAAACCCTGCATACGGCATCTAAATAGTTGGTTTTGTATGACCAGGCGAATTGCACTTTTGGATAGCGAGTGGTAAAAGATTTGAGTGCGGCCCTGTATTTATTGCGAATTGTCTTTTCAGAGATCACAAACAAAGGTGAACCGTAAGTTTTAATCAATTCACTAACCGAAACATTATCGATGTATGGCATAGGAGAGTATTCCGCCTTCATGCCGAATTTATTGGGAAGATTGCTTTCATGCCGGCGTATCACCGGCCGCTCATATCTTAGTTTTTCCATAGTTATTGTAATTATAATTCTCCGTTAATTGAAATTTGCTGAAATTCTTCAATGTTTACGATCATATCCCAGGAATAACGGATAAACATTTTTCCTACCGTATATTCCTGAAATGGAGGGACGTCTTTACCAAAAGCAAGGTTGACTAAAGCTTCAGGGATATTTTGCCCTGCACCGACTGCCAGATAGATCCAGGCCGGTATGCGTGGGTTTATTTCCAGAATATAAAACTCATTGTCTTTATTCTTCATGAGTTCCAGCTCAAAGCCTCCTTTCCATTTGGTCGA encodes the following:
- a CDS encoding ATP-grasp domain-containing protein, which gives rise to LGDGKGNTISAVPMRKQYITDKGKAWGGITISDPKILDLTRKFLSSTKWKGGFELELMKNKDNEFYILEINPRIPAWIYLAVGAGQNIPEALVNLAFGKDVPPFQEYTVGKMFIRYSWDMIVNIEEFQQISINGEL